In Desulfatibacillum aliphaticivorans DSM 15576, one genomic interval encodes:
- a CDS encoding YkgJ family cysteine cluster protein: MPEIKANICCECGACCAYFRASIYWGETDEATPGGIPMEMCEKLNDFFVFIKGTNDVPPRCSALMGFIGKSVHCSIYDKRASVCREFTPSWENGEPNPRCDKARAAHGLEPLTPSHWPKPGNFPKAA, from the coding sequence ATGCCAGAAATAAAAGCTAATATTTGTTGCGAGTGCGGTGCATGCTGCGCCTATTTTAGGGCCTCCATCTATTGGGGGGAAACCGACGAGGCGACTCCCGGCGGCATCCCCATGGAAATGTGCGAAAAACTGAACGATTTTTTTGTGTTCATCAAAGGGACCAACGACGTCCCTCCCCGGTGCTCGGCCCTCATGGGATTCATAGGAAAGTCGGTCCATTGCAGCATATACGACAAGCGGGCTTCCGTATGCCGGGAGTTCACGCCTTCCTGGGAAAACGGAGAACCCAACCCCCGCTGCGATAAAGCCCGGGCGGCCCACGGCCTGGAGCCCCTGACGCCTAGCCACTGGCCCAAACCGGGAAATTTTCCTAAGGCGGCGTAA